The following are from one region of the Etheostoma spectabile isolate EspeVRDwgs_2016 chromosome 17, UIUC_Espe_1.0, whole genome shotgun sequence genome:
- the hmgcll1 gene encoding 3-hydroxy-3-methylglutaryl-CoA lyase, cytoplasmic isoform X3 has translation MLSGTGLAVIEATSFVSSKWVPQMADHTDVLRGIQRAPHVRYPVLTPNMQGFQDAVAAGATEVAVFGSASETFSKKNINCSIDESMLRFEEVINTAKEKQIPVRGYVSCALGCPHEGYIQPSKVSEVAKRLYELGCYEISLGDTIGVGTPGSMLKMLQSVMKEVPTNALAVHCHDTYGQALPNILTALQMGVCVVDSAVAGLGGCPYAQGSSGNVSTEDVLYMLHGMGIETGVNLAKVIEAGDFICNALRRETNSKVAKARGRTL, from the exons ATGCTCTCGGGAACAGGCTTGGCTGTGATTGAGGCCACCAGCTTTGTCTCTTCAAAGTGGGTACCGCAG ATGGCCGACCATACTGATGTACTCAGAGGAATCCAGAGAGCACCTCATGTTCGGTACCCTGTTTTGACACCTAACATGCAAGGCTTCCAGGATGCT GTTGCAGCTGGTGCTACTGAAGTGGCGGTGTTTGGGTCAGCGTCTGAAAccttcagtaaaaaaaatattaactgCTCTATTGATGAAAGCATGCTGAGGTTTGAGGAAGTTATTAACACTGCCAAAGAGAAACAGATCCCAGTCCGTGG ATATGTTTCTTGTGCCCTTGGATGCCCCCACGAGGGATACATTCAACCTTCCAAAGTCTCTGAG GTGGCAAAGCGTTTATACGAATTGGGCTGCTATGAGATTTCCTTGGGGGATACTATCGGTGTTGGTACTCCAGGTTCCATGTTGAAGATGCTGCAGAGTGTGATGAAGGAGGTGCCCACCAACGCTCTAGCAGTTCACTGCCATGACACTTATGGGCAAGCACTGCCCAACATCCTTACTGCACTTCAG ATGGGGGTCTGTGTGGTGGATTCTGCAGTAGCTGGCCTGGGAGGTTGCCCATACGCTCAGGGGTCATCTGGCAATGTTTCAACAGAGGATGTTCTCTACATGCTCCATGGCATGGGCATTGAAACT GGTGTGAACCTGGCCAAAGTTATAGAGGCTGGGGACTTCATCTGCAATGCTTTGCGTCGCGAGACAAACTCCAAGGTTGCCAAGGCAAGAGGCAGAACACTGTGA
- the hmgcll1 gene encoding 3-hydroxy-3-methylglutaryl-CoA lyase, cytoplasmic isoform X1: MGNVPHTVKHCLSYEQLIQDYPRLKRWLLEEKTNTGHEYPEFVKIVEVGPRDGLQNEKEIVPTGVKIQLIDMLSGTGLAVIEATSFVSSKWVPQMADHTDVLRGIQRAPHVRYPVLTPNMQGFQDAVAAGATEVAVFGSASETFSKKNINCSIDESMLRFEEVINTAKEKQIPVRGYVSCALGCPHEGYIQPSKVSEVAKRLYELGCYEISLGDTIGVGTPGSMLKMLQSVMKEVPTNALAVHCHDTYGQALPNILTALQMGVCVVDSAVAGLGGCPYAQGSSGNVSTEDVLYMLHGMGIETGVNLAKVIEAGDFICNALRRETNSKVAKARGRTL; this comes from the exons ATGGGTAACGTACCCCATACAGTAAAGCACTGCTTGAGCTATGAGCAACTTATCCAGGACTATCCACGGCTGAAACGCTGGCTGCTGGAGGAGAAG ACAAATACAGGACATGAGTATCCAGAGTTTGTTAAAATAGTTGAAGTTGGGCCAAGAGATGGACTTCAAAATGAAAAG GAAATTGTTCCGACAGGGGTGAAAATCCAGCTGATAGACATGCTCTCGGGAACAGGCTTGGCTGTGATTGAGGCCACCAGCTTTGTCTCTTCAAAGTGGGTACCGCAG ATGGCCGACCATACTGATGTACTCAGAGGAATCCAGAGAGCACCTCATGTTCGGTACCCTGTTTTGACACCTAACATGCAAGGCTTCCAGGATGCT GTTGCAGCTGGTGCTACTGAAGTGGCGGTGTTTGGGTCAGCGTCTGAAAccttcagtaaaaaaaatattaactgCTCTATTGATGAAAGCATGCTGAGGTTTGAGGAAGTTATTAACACTGCCAAAGAGAAACAGATCCCAGTCCGTGG ATATGTTTCTTGTGCCCTTGGATGCCCCCACGAGGGATACATTCAACCTTCCAAAGTCTCTGAG GTGGCAAAGCGTTTATACGAATTGGGCTGCTATGAGATTTCCTTGGGGGATACTATCGGTGTTGGTACTCCAGGTTCCATGTTGAAGATGCTGCAGAGTGTGATGAAGGAGGTGCCCACCAACGCTCTAGCAGTTCACTGCCATGACACTTATGGGCAAGCACTGCCCAACATCCTTACTGCACTTCAG ATGGGGGTCTGTGTGGTGGATTCTGCAGTAGCTGGCCTGGGAGGTTGCCCATACGCTCAGGGGTCATCTGGCAATGTTTCAACAGAGGATGTTCTCTACATGCTCCATGGCATGGGCATTGAAACT GGTGTGAACCTGGCCAAAGTTATAGAGGCTGGGGACTTCATCTGCAATGCTTTGCGTCGCGAGACAAACTCCAAGGTTGCCAAGGCAAGAGGCAGAACACTGTGA
- the hmgcll1 gene encoding 3-hydroxy-3-methylglutaryl-CoA lyase, cytoplasmic isoform X2 — protein MNREYWTYVCQTNTGHEYPEFVKIVEVGPRDGLQNEKEIVPTGVKIQLIDMLSGTGLAVIEATSFVSSKWVPQMADHTDVLRGIQRAPHVRYPVLTPNMQGFQDAVAAGATEVAVFGSASETFSKKNINCSIDESMLRFEEVINTAKEKQIPVRGYVSCALGCPHEGYIQPSKVSEVAKRLYELGCYEISLGDTIGVGTPGSMLKMLQSVMKEVPTNALAVHCHDTYGQALPNILTALQMGVCVVDSAVAGLGGCPYAQGSSGNVSTEDVLYMLHGMGIETGVNLAKVIEAGDFICNALRRETNSKVAKARGRTL, from the exons ATGAAccgtgaatattggacttacgtTTGTCAG ACAAATACAGGACATGAGTATCCAGAGTTTGTTAAAATAGTTGAAGTTGGGCCAAGAGATGGACTTCAAAATGAAAAG GAAATTGTTCCGACAGGGGTGAAAATCCAGCTGATAGACATGCTCTCGGGAACAGGCTTGGCTGTGATTGAGGCCACCAGCTTTGTCTCTTCAAAGTGGGTACCGCAG ATGGCCGACCATACTGATGTACTCAGAGGAATCCAGAGAGCACCTCATGTTCGGTACCCTGTTTTGACACCTAACATGCAAGGCTTCCAGGATGCT GTTGCAGCTGGTGCTACTGAAGTGGCGGTGTTTGGGTCAGCGTCTGAAAccttcagtaaaaaaaatattaactgCTCTATTGATGAAAGCATGCTGAGGTTTGAGGAAGTTATTAACACTGCCAAAGAGAAACAGATCCCAGTCCGTGG ATATGTTTCTTGTGCCCTTGGATGCCCCCACGAGGGATACATTCAACCTTCCAAAGTCTCTGAG GTGGCAAAGCGTTTATACGAATTGGGCTGCTATGAGATTTCCTTGGGGGATACTATCGGTGTTGGTACTCCAGGTTCCATGTTGAAGATGCTGCAGAGTGTGATGAAGGAGGTGCCCACCAACGCTCTAGCAGTTCACTGCCATGACACTTATGGGCAAGCACTGCCCAACATCCTTACTGCACTTCAG ATGGGGGTCTGTGTGGTGGATTCTGCAGTAGCTGGCCTGGGAGGTTGCCCATACGCTCAGGGGTCATCTGGCAATGTTTCAACAGAGGATGTTCTCTACATGCTCCATGGCATGGGCATTGAAACT GGTGTGAACCTGGCCAAAGTTATAGAGGCTGGGGACTTCATCTGCAATGCTTTGCGTCGCGAGACAAACTCCAAGGTTGCCAAGGCAAGAGGCAGAACACTGTGA
- the gfral gene encoding GDNF family receptor alpha-like gives MQLIHLPAAVILGVVIPQIFSISFPPSDCLVAVDTCMSNLCKWSEEAFYGSICEDEGCQIKGSEVCNLTIQTILDQFPSLHGCVCAWEEELCDSIQALAIQCHQKPAAQRRRSTVMDWQSSSLIGYVHNGSASCLDQMTVCVSDPVCNRYLAPVLKTCTDQLCDRDRCQQVTQQFYSSMPRNVAEMLVMCECEASDLSCLEMNTALHRGTCGPQTRICQDTVNQCVEDSHCRDLLKTFRAKCWSPEEAQCSSSDLENDECITQMDSALILGADPDCIFAFLATLGTALHYPCACEGMRNNDLLTCNRIHDVFHNRSHFIKSWKSSSGPTKPPEIDESEQGHTWSLDYLLYAFATVLLVGVVILMLLAVVSKIWMWRRHKTKFHHPQKSNCVIP, from the exons ATGCAACTGATACATCTGCCAGCTGCAGTCATACTTG GGGTTGTGATACCTCAGATATTCAGCATTTCATTTCCACCTTCTGACTGTCTGGTTGCCGTGGACACCTGCATGTCAAATCTGTGCAAGTGGAGTGAAGAGGCATTTTACGGCAGCATCTGTGagg ATGAAGGGTGCCAAATAAAAGGCTCAGAGGTCTGTAACTTGACCATCCAGActatactggaccaatttcccTCTCTgcacgggtgtgtgtgtgcctgggaGGAGGAGCTTTGTGACTCTATACAAGCGCTGGCCATACAATGCCACCAAAAACCAG CAgctcagaggaggaggagcacaGTGATGGACTGGCAGTCAAGCAGTTTAATAGGCTATG tacaCAATGGTTCTGCATCATGCTTGGACCAAATGACAGTTTGTGTCAGTGATCCAGTTTGTAACAGGTACCTAGCACCTGTCCTTAAGACATGCACGGACCAACTGTGCGACCGAGACCGCTGTCAGCAAGTGACTCAACAGTTCTACAGCAGCATGCCACGCAATGTTGCAGAGATGCTGgtcatgtgtgagtgtgaggcTTCAGATCTGAGCTGTCTGGAAATGAACACTGCTCTGCATAGAGGCACATGTGGACCGCAGACCAGAATCTGCCAGGATACAGTTAACCAGTGTGTTGAGGACAGTCACTGCAG AGACCTGTTAAAAACCTTCCGAGCCAAATGCTGGAGCCCTGAAGAAGCACAATGCAGCTCCAGTGACCTCGAAAATGATGAATGTATCACACAGATGGATTCAGCTCTCATCCTTGGTGCGGATCCTGATTGTATATTTGCCTTCTTGGCCACTTTGGGCACAGCACTTCACTATCCTTGTGCATGCGAGGGAATGCGCAATAATGATCTACTGACATGCAACAGGATTCATGATGTGTTTCATAATAGATCACACTTCA TTAAATCTTGGAAAAGCAGCAGTGGTCCTACTAAACCTCCTGAAATCGATGAATCTGAGCAAGGTCACACATGGTCACTTG ATTATCTACTGTATGCTTTTGCAACTGTGCTACTTGTTGGAGTTGTTATATTAATGCTTCTGGCTGTTGTCAGTAAAATATG GATGTGGAGAAGACACAAAACTAAATTTCACCATCCGCAGAAGAGCAATTGTGTTATTCCCTGA